In the Streptomyces formicae genome, one interval contains:
- a CDS encoding ATP-binding protein — protein MADHQEASVTLPSDPASVPAARKYVSRVLMEWGLPAEADVADTIRLIVSELATNAVQHTLGQSPTFTVGLELDRDEQLRIGVTDSHPRYPKRLPAAVQQDNGRGMVIIRWLAAECGGRLSVSPTEEGGKTVWIALPWTAPVEGRPRDPAR, from the coding sequence ATGGCAGATCACCAGGAAGCATCCGTCACCCTGCCGAGCGATCCCGCCTCGGTCCCCGCGGCCCGCAAGTACGTCTCGCGGGTGCTCATGGAGTGGGGCCTCCCCGCGGAGGCCGACGTGGCGGACACGATCAGGCTGATCGTCTCCGAGCTCGCGACGAACGCCGTGCAGCACACCCTCGGCCAGTCGCCGACCTTCACCGTGGGCCTCGAACTCGACCGGGACGAACAGTTGCGGATCGGCGTCACCGACAGCCACCCCCGCTACCCCAAGCGGCTGCCCGCCGCCGTCCAGCAGGACAACGGCCGGGGCATGGTGATCATCCGCTGGCTCGCCGCCGAGTGCGGCGGCAGGCTGTCCGTCAGCCCCACGGAGGAGGGCGGCAAGACGGTCTGGATCGCCCTGCCGTGGACGGCGCCGGTCGAGGGCAGGCCCCGCGACCCGGCCCGCTGA
- a CDS encoding aldo/keto reductase yields MITRTKLGSPGLTVSAMGLGCMGMSESYGAADWDGGLATIDRALELGITFLDTADAYGTGHNEVLVGRAIHGRRDQVQLATKFGIDRSAGDQARRIRGARDYVLRSCDASLLRLGVEVIDLYYAHRPPQDVEIEETVGAMAELVEAGKVRHLGLSEVDGELLRRAHAVHPITAVQSEYSLWTRDVEAVTPVMAELGVGLVPYSPLGRGFLTGTLDRSALGEKDFRRTNPRFAGEAGKANEKIAQTVREVADRLGATPAQVALAWVYAQAERLGVAVATIPGTRSPARLEQNAAALELTLDAEALAALDPLSDQVRGERYAPAHTAEVARG; encoded by the coding sequence ATGATCACCCGAACCAAGCTCGGCTCGCCCGGTCTCACCGTCAGCGCGATGGGCCTGGGGTGCATGGGGATGAGCGAGAGCTATGGCGCCGCCGACTGGGACGGCGGCCTTGCCACCATCGACCGGGCCCTGGAGCTGGGCATCACGTTCCTGGACACCGCCGACGCCTACGGCACCGGGCACAACGAGGTACTGGTGGGCCGGGCTATCCACGGCCGCCGGGACCAGGTGCAGCTGGCCACCAAGTTCGGCATCGACCGCAGCGCCGGCGACCAGGCACGCCGCATCCGCGGTGCCCGGGATTACGTGCTGCGTTCCTGTGACGCCTCGCTGCTGCGGCTGGGCGTCGAGGTGATCGACCTGTACTACGCCCACCGCCCGCCCCAGGACGTGGAGATCGAGGAGACCGTCGGGGCGATGGCCGAGCTGGTCGAGGCGGGCAAGGTCCGCCATCTGGGCCTGTCCGAGGTCGACGGCGAGCTGCTGCGCCGGGCACACGCGGTGCACCCGATCACCGCGGTGCAGAGCGAGTACTCGCTGTGGACCCGCGACGTCGAGGCGGTCACCCCGGTGATGGCCGAGCTGGGGGTCGGTCTTGTGCCGTACTCGCCTCTGGGGCGAGGGTTCCTGACCGGCACCCTGGACCGCTCCGCGCTGGGCGAGAAGGACTTCCGGCGCACCAACCCCCGCTTCGCGGGCGAGGCGGGCAAGGCCAACGAGAAGATCGCGCAGACCGTGCGCGAGGTGGCCGACCGGCTGGGTGCCACCCCGGCCCAGGTGGCGCTGGCCTGGGTGTACGCCCAGGCCGAGCGGCTCGGGGTGGCGGTGGCGACCATTCCGGGCACCCGCAGCCCGGCCCGGCTGGAGCAGAACGCGGCCGCGCTGGAGCTCACCCTGGACGCCGAGGCGCTGGCCGCGCTGGACCCGCTGAGCGACCAGGTGAGGGGTGAGCGGTACGCCCCCGCGCACACCGCTGAGGTCGCTCGGGGTTAG
- a CDS encoding type II toxin-antitoxin system Phd/YefM family antitoxin, producing the protein MAYEIPVTQARAELAELINRVVYGGERVVVTRHGKPLVALVSAADLERLEGLTEEPEEHTITSVTSIGSTSSSPGEPRRFGIAAEHRGPSAT; encoded by the coding sequence ATGGCCTACGAGATTCCGGTGACGCAAGCCCGCGCAGAGCTCGCCGAGCTGATCAACCGTGTCGTCTACGGCGGTGAGCGGGTCGTCGTGACCCGGCACGGCAAGCCGCTCGTGGCACTGGTCTCGGCCGCCGACCTGGAGCGCCTCGAAGGGCTGACCGAGGAGCCGGAGGAGCACACCATCACCTCCGTCACCTCGATCGGATCCACCTCATCGTCCCCCGGCGAACCGCGACGATTCGGTATCGCGGCGGAGCACCGGGGGCCGAGCGCGACCTGA
- a CDS encoding LysR family transcriptional regulator, producing the protein MYDPTRLAALVAVSEAGSITRAAERLGYTVPALSQQLAKLEREAGTALLVRHHRGARLTGAGELLAARARRVLDEMERARHELAQLAGLSGGRLRVGTFTTAGIHLLPPVLTAFRRAHPDVELTVAGYEPPFGVAAVAAGEVDLALTHAYEPADAVPLPAAVSAERILVEELVLVTQPGHALASGTARLPLEALAGQPLISMAPTHPPRQAVERALARAGATPSVLVETPGYALVCALVSAGLGIAVVPEMVARTAATPVGTRLLEPGDLRRTISVVHRTDESTAAADSFRALLRGAYGRSVG; encoded by the coding sequence ATGTACGACCCCACGCGGCTCGCCGCACTCGTCGCGGTCTCCGAGGCCGGTTCGATCACCCGGGCCGCCGAGCGGCTCGGCTACACCGTGCCCGCCCTCTCGCAGCAACTGGCCAAGCTGGAGCGGGAGGCAGGGACGGCGCTGCTCGTACGCCATCACCGCGGGGCGCGGCTGACCGGCGCGGGCGAACTCCTGGCGGCCAGGGCCCGCCGGGTACTCGACGAGATGGAGCGCGCCCGGCACGAACTCGCGCAGCTCGCGGGCCTGTCGGGCGGCAGGCTCCGCGTCGGCACCTTCACGACCGCGGGCATCCATCTGCTGCCGCCCGTCCTGACCGCGTTCCGCAGGGCCCACCCGGACGTGGAACTGACCGTCGCGGGGTACGAACCGCCGTTCGGTGTCGCGGCGGTGGCGGCGGGCGAGGTCGATCTGGCTCTCACCCACGCCTACGAGCCCGCCGACGCGGTGCCGCTGCCCGCCGCCGTCTCCGCCGAGCGGATCCTCGTGGAGGAACTGGTCCTGGTGACGCAGCCGGGGCACGCCCTTGCGAGCGGCACGGCACGGCTGCCGCTGGAGGCCCTCGCCGGGCAGCCGCTGATCAGCATGGCGCCGACGCATCCGCCCCGACAGGCCGTGGAGCGGGCGCTCGCACGGGCCGGTGCGACGCCCTCGGTGCTGGTCGAAACGCCGGGCTACGCCCTGGTCTGCGCGCTGGTCAGCGCCGGGCTCGGCATCGCCGTGGTGCCGGAGATGGTGGCGCGGACCGCCGCCACCCCGGTCGGCACGCGCCTGCTGGAACCGGGCGACCTGCGGCGCACCATCTCCGTCGTCCACCGCACCGACGAGTCGACCGCCGCCGCGGACTCGTTCCGGGCGCTGCTGCGCGGGGCCTACGGCCGCTCAGTGGGCTGA
- a CDS encoding LysE family translocator, translating into MDAQLVAFTLFAAGMVAMPGADFTVVVRNSLASRRAGVASAIGVAAGLLVHTALAVAGVAAVLAAVPALFRALQLVGAAYVLYLAHRALRSAARPRETAQDVLTARAGGLREGFLTNALNPKASITFLSVLPQFVPAGSPAMPRTLLLASIVVALALLWFPAVALLVDRLGRWLRRPRTARAIEAVTGVALGVLGLVLLVEPVLA; encoded by the coding sequence ATGGACGCACAACTGGTCGCCTTCACCCTGTTCGCCGCGGGCATGGTCGCCATGCCCGGTGCCGACTTCACCGTCGTCGTACGCAACTCCCTCGCCTCCCGGCGGGCGGGCGTGGCCAGTGCGATCGGGGTCGCGGCCGGACTCCTGGTGCACACGGCCCTCGCGGTCGCGGGCGTCGCCGCGGTGCTCGCCGCGGTCCCCGCGCTCTTCCGGGCGCTCCAACTGGTCGGCGCCGCCTATGTGCTGTACCTCGCCCATCGCGCGCTGCGCTCGGCGGCACGACCGCGTGAGACGGCGCAGGACGTGCTGACGGCGCGGGCCGGTGGTCTGCGGGAAGGCTTCCTGACCAACGCCCTCAACCCCAAGGCGTCGATCACGTTCCTGAGCGTGCTGCCCCAGTTCGTGCCCGCGGGCAGTCCCGCGATGCCCAGGACCTTGCTGCTCGCGTCCATCGTGGTGGCGCTCGCCCTGCTGTGGTTCCCGGCGGTGGCCCTGCTCGTCGACCGGCTCGGCAGGTGGCTGCGCAGGCCCCGTACGGCCCGTGCCATCGAGGCGGTCACCGGTGTCGCGCTCGGCGTGCTGGGTCTGGTGCTCCTGGTGGAGCCCGTTCTGGCCTGA
- a CDS encoding C40 family peptidase — protein sequence MTALNHVPSLLSRTGAASALTLAVVGGTVVAPGLTGEAQAATHGTKALKIAASKKGSPYRYGAAGPNRFDCSGLTLYSFKKTGKKLPRTAAAQYNKTKHISKSQRTRGDLVFFHSGRNVYHVGIYAGNGRIWHAPKRNTVVRLEKIWSKSVWYGRVR from the coding sequence ATGACTGCGCTGAATCATGTTCCGTCGCTGCTCAGCAGGACGGGGGCCGCTTCGGCCCTCACGCTCGCCGTCGTAGGCGGCACCGTGGTGGCCCCCGGGCTCACCGGGGAAGCGCAAGCGGCCACTCACGGGACGAAGGCGCTCAAGATCGCGGCTTCCAAGAAGGGCTCCCCCTACCGCTACGGCGCGGCGGGACCCAACCGGTTCGACTGCTCGGGCCTGACGCTCTACTCGTTCAAGAAGACGGGCAAGAAACTGCCGCGCACCGCCGCCGCGCAGTACAACAAGACCAAGCACATCTCCAAGTCCCAGCGGACCCGCGGCGACCTGGTGTTCTTCCACTCCGGAAGGAACGTCTACCACGTCGGGATCTACGCGGGTAACGGCCGCATCTGGCACGCGCCCAAGCGGAACACCGTGGTGCGCCTGGAGAAGATCTGGTCCAAGAGCGTCTGGTACGGCCGGGTCCGCTGA
- a CDS encoding MFS transporter: protein MRERLVLPVVLSATFAQLLNVTVAQIAAPAIRADLGAGSGAVQLILAGYTLAYACLLITAARLGDRYGYHRLFVLGTVVFTAGSVAAACAPDAAFLIVARLVQGAGSGLVAPQVLSIIQVAVPAARRPRALGLFGATMGVASLAGPLIGGLLVGADPFGLGWRSVFLVTVPVALVSLAGATVLPRTRGAAGQRVDGVGVLLTTVGFGALVLPLALGREAGWPWWTWATLAVSVAVLGCFALTLPHRPDPLVHPSLFRDRRARAGVLLVFVFNAGVPSFTYLLFLHLQSAIGYPALTAALTSAPFAAAAVLGSRGAPALARRHGSAVLTVSALVLAATALALAPLIGTAAGRWAALPVLALGGAAFGSFTASVFALVLARVDGSAAGSVSGLLPTAQQLGGSIGVAAAGLVYLAPAAGPGAAFRHAMLYEAAVFTVTALISLRMRDRDRPAAPRTDAARTAGPLRTRGS, encoded by the coding sequence GTGAGAGAGCGGCTCGTCCTCCCGGTCGTACTGAGCGCGACGTTCGCGCAGTTGCTCAACGTCACCGTCGCGCAGATCGCCGCCCCGGCGATCCGCGCCGACCTGGGCGCGGGCTCGGGTGCCGTGCAGCTGATCCTGGCCGGGTACACCCTGGCCTACGCCTGCTTGCTCATCACGGCCGCGCGCCTGGGCGACCGGTACGGCTACCACCGGCTGTTCGTGCTGGGCACCGTCGTCTTCACGGCCGGTTCGGTGGCCGCCGCGTGTGCTCCCGACGCCGCGTTCCTCATCGTCGCCCGGCTGGTCCAGGGCGCGGGCAGCGGCTTGGTCGCCCCGCAGGTCCTCTCGATCATCCAGGTCGCCGTCCCCGCTGCCCGGCGCCCACGGGCGCTCGGCCTGTTCGGGGCGACGATGGGAGTGGCGTCGCTGGCCGGGCCGCTGATCGGCGGACTCCTCGTCGGCGCCGACCCCTTCGGTCTCGGCTGGCGCTCGGTGTTCCTGGTCACGGTGCCGGTGGCACTCGTCTCGCTCGCGGGCGCGACCGTACTGCCTCGCACGCGAGGCGCGGCGGGGCAGCGCGTGGACGGGGTGGGCGTGTTGCTGACCACCGTGGGCTTCGGCGCGCTGGTGCTGCCGCTCGCGCTGGGAAGGGAAGCGGGCTGGCCCTGGTGGACATGGGCCACGCTGGCCGTATCCGTGGCCGTTCTCGGCTGCTTCGCGCTGACTCTCCCGCACCGGCCGGATCCCCTGGTGCATCCGTCGCTGTTCCGCGACCGGCGGGCGCGTGCGGGGGTGCTGCTGGTGTTCGTGTTCAACGCCGGAGTGCCGTCCTTCACGTACCTGCTGTTCCTGCATCTGCAGTCGGCCATCGGGTATCCCGCCCTCACGGCCGCGCTGACGTCGGCTCCCTTCGCGGCCGCGGCCGTGTTGGGCAGCCGTGGCGCACCCGCGCTGGCCCGCCGACACGGGTCGGCCGTGCTCACGGTCTCGGCGCTGGTACTGGCGGCGACGGCCCTGGCTCTCGCGCCGCTCATCGGCACGGCGGCGGGACGCTGGGCGGCGTTGCCGGTCCTGGCTCTCGGCGGCGCCGCGTTCGGCTCGTTCACCGCCTCGGTGTTCGCTCTGGTGCTGGCGAGGGTGGACGGCTCCGCGGCCGGTTCCGTGTCCGGGCTGTTGCCCACGGCTCAGCAGTTGGGCGGATCGATCGGGGTGGCCGCGGCGGGGCTCGTCTATCTCGCACCCGCCGCCGGTCCGGGCGCCGCGTTTCGGCACGCCATGCTCTACGAGGCCGCCGTCTTCACCGTCACCGCGCTGATCAGCCTTCGGATGCGCGATCGGGACCGACCAGCCGCGCCACGGACGGATGCGGCGCGTACTGCGGGGCCGCTCCGAACACGTGGATCGTGA
- a CDS encoding ABC transporter permease: protein MTTPPATAPPQARQIVMVAVLVPVLAALALWAFAWPAARTAPRDLPLGVAGPAAAADPVTQQLQRQQGAFEVHRYADEAAARDAIEDRAVYGAVVATPQGPKLLTASAASPVVAQLLQQAVRSQAPEGKAVPTVDVVPAPEADPRGAALGASVLPLAIAGVAAGSLVTLRRLRGIRAAATLVTIAVFVGAIAAALTHSWLGVLTGNWWVEAGSLGLSTLAVSATVAGLAALLGPAGIGVGALTMVLLGNPFSGVTSAPHLLPEPVGTIGQLLPPGAGGSLLRSVSFFDGARAFGPALTLAVWAVLGLTAVVLGAALRGRRSPAVAGRPAVRTEMAPVG from the coding sequence ATGACCACGCCGCCCGCCACCGCGCCCCCGCAGGCGCGTCAGATCGTGATGGTGGCCGTCCTCGTCCCCGTCCTCGCGGCCCTCGCGCTCTGGGCCTTCGCATGGCCCGCCGCACGGACGGCGCCCCGCGATCTGCCGCTCGGCGTCGCGGGACCTGCCGCGGCGGCCGACCCTGTGACCCAGCAACTCCAGCGCCAGCAGGGCGCGTTCGAGGTCCACCGGTACGCCGACGAGGCCGCGGCCCGCGATGCCATCGAGGACCGGGCGGTGTACGGCGCGGTCGTCGCCACGCCCCAGGGGCCGAAGCTCCTCACCGCGTCGGCCGCGAGTCCCGTCGTCGCGCAGCTCCTTCAGCAGGCCGTGCGGAGTCAGGCCCCGGAGGGCAAGGCCGTGCCGACGGTCGATGTGGTGCCCGCGCCGGAGGCGGATCCGCGGGGCGCGGCCCTCGGGGCCAGTGTGCTGCCACTGGCGATCGCCGGGGTCGCGGCCGGGTCGCTCGTCACCCTGCGCCGCCTGCGCGGCATCCGTGCGGCGGCCACTCTCGTCACCATCGCCGTGTTCGTCGGCGCGATCGCGGCCGCGCTCACGCACAGCTGGCTCGGTGTGCTCACCGGCAACTGGTGGGTGGAAGCGGGGTCGTTGGGCCTGTCCACGCTCGCGGTGAGCGCCACCGTCGCGGGGCTCGCCGCGCTGCTCGGTCCTGCGGGGATAGGGGTCGGCGCCCTGACGATGGTCCTGCTCGGCAACCCGTTCTCCGGCGTGACCTCCGCGCCCCACCTGCTGCCCGAACCGGTGGGCACGATCGGCCAGCTGCTGCCGCCGGGCGCGGGCGGCTCCCTGCTGCGCTCGGTCTCCTTCTTCGACGGCGCGCGAGCGTTCGGCCCCGCCCTGACCCTCGCCGTGTGGGCTGTGCTCGGCCTGACGGCGGTGGTGCTCGGCGCGGCACTGAGGGGGCGGCGTTCACCGGCGGTCGCCGGGCGGCCCGCGGTGCGAACCGAAATGGCGCCGGTCGGCTGA
- a CDS encoding alpha/beta fold hydrolase: MKNASLTDTGTVFVLVHGAWHSSGQWAATQRALAGLGAASVAVNMPGHGFDAPLPTGYLLPGQPGLLTEKSRLATLTMDDCAEAVLSVLRQVRHHRAVVLVAHSAGGGPASLAAERAPELVDRIVYLSAFVPGGRPRFFDYLGSPENATALGQNLNLGDPEALGAVRINPLSPDPAYLDELRETHYHDTPLDRFDRWRTALSPDLPLSIPTTPVTLTAARWGRVPRTFLRCADDRALAPAAQDLMITETDRAFPGNPFTVRTLPGSHSPFAARPDELAAALAS; this comes from the coding sequence ATGAAGAACGCATCTCTGACCGACACCGGCACCGTCTTCGTCCTCGTGCACGGCGCCTGGCACAGCTCCGGACAGTGGGCGGCGACGCAGCGCGCGCTGGCCGGACTGGGCGCTGCGAGCGTGGCCGTCAACATGCCGGGGCACGGCTTCGACGCACCCCTGCCCACCGGATACCTGCTGCCCGGCCAGCCGGGCCTGCTGACCGAGAAGTCGCGGCTCGCCACCCTGACGATGGACGACTGCGCCGAGGCCGTACTGAGCGTCCTGCGCCAGGTGCGTCACCATCGCGCCGTCGTGCTCGTCGCGCACAGCGCGGGCGGCGGCCCCGCGTCCCTGGCCGCGGAGCGGGCGCCCGAGCTGGTGGACCGGATCGTCTACCTCTCCGCGTTCGTCCCGGGCGGGCGGCCGCGGTTCTTCGACTACCTAGGCTCACCCGAGAACGCCACCGCGCTGGGCCAGAACCTGAACCTCGGCGACCCCGAGGCCCTGGGCGCCGTACGGATCAATCCGCTCTCACCGGATCCCGCCTACCTCGACGAACTGCGGGAAACCCACTACCACGACACCCCCCTGGACCGCTTCGACCGCTGGCGGACTGCACTGAGCCCCGACCTGCCCCTGTCGATCCCGACGACTCCGGTCACCCTGACCGCGGCACGGTGGGGACGCGTTCCACGAACTTTCCTGCGCTGCGCCGATGACCGGGCGCTGGCACCGGCCGCGCAGGACCTGATGATCACGGAAACCGACCGGGCCTTCCCCGGTAACCCGTTCACCGTGCGCACCCTGCCCGGCAGCCACAGCCCGTTCGCGGCCCGGCCGGACGAACTCGCCGCGGCCCTCGCCTCGTGA
- a CDS encoding ATP-dependent Clp protease proteolytic subunit — protein sequence MNRPSARYVLPEFTERTSSGTRTLDPYSKLLEERIVFLGTPIDETSANDVMAQFMHLEHQAPERDISLYINSPGGSFSAMTALYDTIQFVTCDVETTCLGQAASSAAVLLAAGTPGKRFALPGARVLIHQPSIGEPVRGQASDLAIQADEILRTRRLLEELLVRHTGQSPERISADIERDKILDAPTAVEYGLVDGIIPSRKSTLSAHDGR from the coding sequence GTGAACCGTCCGTCCGCCCGTTACGTCCTGCCCGAGTTCACCGAGCGCACGAGTTCGGGGACGCGGACCCTCGATCCGTACTCCAAGCTCCTCGAAGAGCGGATCGTCTTCCTCGGCACTCCCATCGACGAGACGTCGGCGAACGACGTGATGGCGCAGTTCATGCACCTCGAGCACCAGGCGCCGGAGCGTGACATCTCGCTGTACATCAACTCCCCCGGCGGCTCGTTCAGCGCGATGACCGCCCTGTACGACACGATCCAGTTCGTCACCTGTGACGTGGAGACGACCTGTCTGGGGCAGGCGGCGTCATCCGCCGCCGTGCTGCTCGCCGCGGGCACGCCCGGCAAGCGCTTCGCGCTGCCCGGCGCGCGCGTGCTCATCCACCAGCCGTCCATCGGCGAGCCGGTCCGCGGGCAGGCGAGCGACCTCGCGATCCAGGCCGACGAGATCCTGCGCACCCGGCGGCTCCTGGAGGAACTGCTCGTACGGCACACCGGACAGAGCCCCGAGCGGATCAGCGCCGACATCGAGCGGGACAAGATCCTCGATGCCCCCACGGCCGTCGAGTACGGCCTGGTGGACGGCATCATCCCGAGCCGCAAGAGCACACTGTCCGCGCACGACGGGAGGTGA
- a CDS encoding LysR family transcriptional regulator codes for MEARHLRYAVALAEHEHFGRAAGELGIAQPPLSKQIADLEREVGARLFDRTRQGVFPTAAGEAFLARAHRALDEIAAAKVDAGRAARGETGRLRLGFIASALLDPLPGVLSRFRRERPDVRLELHEMATSRSSPALVAGELDVALTLGPPRGAGAEHLVSVPVGSDHVIAVVGTAHPYAGQQSVSADQLRRQPLIVSAGEDEPAVVAGLRTLLGTDSSALGGATVARDVHTIIGLAASGVGVGLGPSRMRAVPRPGVRFCEVTPRTPLPDLVLSFAAHDHSPVLHAFLDTIRENCPDVGAALNDRLRPHT; via the coding sequence ATGGAAGCGCGGCACCTGCGGTACGCGGTTGCTCTCGCCGAGCACGAACACTTCGGCCGGGCAGCGGGCGAGCTGGGCATCGCGCAGCCACCGCTGTCCAAGCAGATCGCCGACCTGGAGCGCGAGGTCGGGGCCCGGCTGTTCGACCGCACCCGTCAGGGGGTGTTCCCGACCGCCGCCGGTGAGGCGTTCCTCGCGCGGGCGCACCGGGCGCTCGACGAGATCGCGGCGGCCAAGGTCGACGCGGGCCGGGCCGCGCGCGGCGAGACGGGACGGCTGCGCCTCGGCTTCATCGCCTCGGCACTGCTCGACCCGCTGCCGGGCGTCCTGAGCCGGTTCCGCCGTGAACGGCCCGACGTGAGACTGGAACTGCACGAGATGGCGACCAGCCGCAGCTCCCCGGCGCTCGTCGCGGGGGAGCTGGACGTGGCCCTCACCCTCGGCCCGCCACGCGGTGCCGGAGCCGAGCACCTCGTGTCCGTCCCGGTCGGCAGCGACCACGTGATCGCCGTGGTGGGTACGGCGCACCCGTACGCCGGTCAACAGTCGGTGAGCGCCGACCAGTTGCGGCGACAGCCGCTGATCGTGTCGGCCGGCGAGGACGAGCCCGCTGTGGTCGCCGGACTGCGCACCCTGCTGGGCACGGACTCGTCGGCGCTCGGCGGCGCGACCGTCGCGAGGGACGTGCACACGATCATCGGCCTCGCCGCCTCCGGCGTGGGCGTCGGCCTGGGCCCGTCCCGCATGAGGGCGGTCCCGCGTCCGGGAGTGCGCTTCTGCGAAGTGACCCCGCGCACGCCCCTGCCCGATCTCGTGCTGTCTTTCGCGGCCCACGATCACTCGCCGGTGCTGCACGCCTTCCTCGACACCATCCGGGAGAACTGCCCCGACGTCGGCGCCGCGCTCAACGACCGGCTCCGACCTCACACTTGA